A genomic region of Trifolium pratense cultivar HEN17-A07 linkage group LG3, ARS_RC_1.1, whole genome shotgun sequence contains the following coding sequences:
- the LOC123912872 gene encoding kinesin-like protein KIN-14F, whose translation MPQEGSQNSFFTSPSKRGLKGLVSMNIKEVSSPAIEESFNDYDFAHRKAEEAASRRYEASEWLRQMDNIASSFLPPKPSQQQFCIALRNGLILCNVLNKVNPGAVVKVVDNPALATASSTVEGAAHSAIQYFENMRNFLYAVKDMQLLTFEASDLEKGGSSNKVVDCILCLKGYYEWKLSGGVGVWRYGGTVRITSLPKSSPSSSIVGSESLDDSLDESESSQYEHLLQFLHLSEDFLNEETKTTNVLVFLFDHFGLRLLQAYLRETDGIDDLPLNTMVIDTLLSKVVKDFSSLLVAQGTELGLFLKKILKGDIGCLSKREFVEAISLYLNQRSSLASNDFSNFCSCGGKRDSVRQNVNYSAKYGEVINTQQKQLERMKYFFEDTKLEVKQIQSEWEQEFSRLEHHIKSLEVASTSYHKVLEENRFLYNQVQDLKGAIKVYCRVRPFLPGQSNGQSTVDYIGENGDMMIVNPLKQGKDARRVFSFNKVFGTSVTQEQIYADTQPLIRSVLDGYNVCVFAYGQTGSGKTYTMSGPDLSAEETWGVNYRALRDLFYISKERADSVKYEVFVQMIEIYNEQVRDLLISDGSNRRLDIRNTSQLNGLNVPDAYLVPVTCTRDVLHLMRIGQKNRAVGATALNERSSRSHSVLTVHVRGRELVSNSILRGCLHLVDLAGSERVDKSEAVGERLKEAQHINRSLSALGDVISALAQKSSHIPYRNSKLTQVLQDSLGGHAKTLMFVHINPELNAIGETISTLKFAERVASIELGAAQSNKETGEIRELKEEISSLKLTLERKETELEQLKAGNARNTTESPKPRAISPYHLPKYGTSGHMKPETSQRLMDDRNFEARSCSSGKQRRSRFPSALMDKESIPKMSLLTEEKLVSSRKGRTPSPPVRRSTSTDRGSVIKSKLKNDTAENQPVLKHPFPARVPVNKFLATMPMAASLENNARLHVNSPEPVKHEEEQFKQALSAVRQGGVRKTKVENKAKAKHHQLSPFKLQNPDLIPTFISGMEFDGEKTPPKSDHSDPENDLRFVESVVHGALNLTKIRQNFPKNFQNLESRKIVQGGEPLSASKVENKLLNGSGSNHKEGNNPSMPEFRRSRSTPRGKFFGLSS comes from the exons atgcCACAGGAGGGGTCCCAAAACTCATTTTTCACATCTCCTTCAAAGAGAGGATTGAAGGGTCTAGTTTCTATGAACATCAAGGAAGTTTCATCGCCTGCCATAGAGGAGAGTTTCAACGATTATGATTTTGCTCATAGGAAAGCAGAAGAAGCAG CTTCAAGAAGATACGAAGCATCAGAATGGTTACGTCAAATGGACAACATTGCATCTTCATTCTTACCACCAAAACCCTCGCAACAACAATTCTGTATCGCACTTCGGAACGGTCTCATTCTCTGCAATGTCCTCAACAAAGTGAATCCTGGTGCTGTTGTCAAAGTTGTGGATAATCCTGCACTTGCTACTGCTTCTTCTACTGTAGAAGGAGCAGCACATTCTGCTATTCAGTATTTTGAGAATATGAGAAACTTTCTTTATGCTGTTAAGGATATGCAACTCTTGACTTTTGAAGCTTCTGATTTAGAGAAG GGTGGTTCATCAAATAAAGTTGTGGACTGCATTCTATGTTTGAAAGGATATTATGAATGGAAACTATCTGGTGGAGTTGGTGTGTGGAGGTATGGTGGAACAGTGAGGATTACTTCCTTACCTAAGAGTTCCCCTTCTTCCTCCATAGTTGGCAGTGAAAGTCTTGATGATTCACTTGACGAGTCTGAGTCATCGCAGTATGAACATCTGCTACAATTTCTTCACCTATCTGAAGATTTCTTGAATGAAGAAACCAAAACTACCAATGTTCTTGTTTTCCTTTTTGATCACTTTGGACTCAGACTTCTTCAGGCTTACCTTAGAGAGACAGATGGGATTGATGATCTGCCTCTTAATACAATG GTAATTGATACCTTACTCAGCAAGGTAGTCAAGGATTTCTCGTCTTTGCTTGTTGCACAAGGCACTGAG CTTGGACTTTTCctgaagaaaatattaaaaggGGATATTGGGTGTCTCTCAAAGAGGGAGTTTGTAGAAGCTATATCACTATATCTTAATCAAAGAAGTAGTTTGGCATCAAATGATTTCTCCAACTTCTGCAGTTGTGGCGGCAAGCGTGATAGTGTTCGACAAAATGTCAATTACTCTGCAAAATATGGTGAAGTAATCAATACTCAACAGAAACAACTTGAG AGGATGAAATACTTCTTTGAAGATACAAAACTTGAAGTCAAACAAATTCAATCAGAGTGGGAACAAGAATTTAGTAGGCTAG AGCATCATATTAAGAGCCTTGAAGTGGCCTCCACTTCTTACCACAAAGTTTTGGAAGAGAACCGTTTTCTTTACAACCAAGTACAAGATCTCAAAG GAGCAATTAAGGTCTACTGTAGAGTGAGACCCTTCTTACCTGGACAATCAAATGGACAGTCTACGGTAGACTATATTGGAGAAAATGGAGACATGATGATTGTGAATCCCCTCAAGCAAGGAAAAGATGCAAGAAGGGTATTTTCATTCAATAAGGTGTTTGGAACAAGTGTAACACAAG AACAAATTTATGCTGACACTCAACCGTTGATCAGGTCTGTTTTAGATGGTTATAATGTATGTGTCTTTGCATATGGACAGACCGGTTCAGGAAAGACCTACACAATG AGCGGCCCTGATCTATCAGCTGAAGAGACATGGGGTGTAAACTATAGGGCTTTACGTGATTTGTTTTATATATCAAAGGAAAGAGCAGATTCCGTAAAATATGAAGTTTTTGTCCAGATGATTGAAATTTACAACGAACAAGTGAGAGATTTATTAATCAGTGATGGCTCTAACAGAAG ATTAGATATACGAAACACCTCCCAACTGAATGGCCTCAATGTGCCTGATGCATATTTAGTTCCGGTTACTTGTACTCGAGATGTTCTACATTTAATGAGAATTGGTCAGAAAAACCGCGCTGTAGGTGCTACAGCTCTAAATGAGAGAAGCAGTCGTTCTCACAG TGTATTGACTGTTCATGTTCGAGGCAGGGAGTTAGTTTCTAACTCCATTCTTAGGGGTTGTCTCCATCTTGTGGATTTGGCTGGTAGTGAGAGAGTTGACAAATCTGAGGCTGTTGGTGAGAGACTAAAGGAGGCCCAACATATAAATAGATCACTTTCAGCACTTGGAGATGTTATTTCTGCTTTGGCACAGAAAAGTTCACATATCCCTTACAGAAATAGCAAGCTCACACAAGTCTTACAAGATTCTTTAG GAGGGCATGCAAAAACTTTGATGTTTGTTCATATAAACCCCGAACTTAATGCTATTGGGGAGACAATTAGCACACTCAAGTTTGCTGAGAGGGTTGCTTCCATTGAACTCGGGGCTGCTCAATCTAATAAAGAAACCGGTGAAATTCGAGAACTGAAGGAAGAG ATATCAAGTCTCAAACTTACATTGGAGAGAAAAGAAACAGAGCTGGAGCAGTTGAAAGCTGGGAATGCTCGAAACACTACAGAATCTCCGAAACCAAGAGCTATTTCACCTTACCATTTGCCCAAATATGGCACCAGTGGACACATGAAGCCTGAAACTAGTCAACGACTTATGGATGATAGAAACTTTGAG GCTAGAAGTTGTTCTTCGGGTAAGCAAAGAAGGTCAAGGTTTCCCTCAGCATTAATGGACAAGGAGTCCATACCGAAAATGTCCCTTCTCACTGAAGAAAAGCTAGTGAGCTCACGGAAAGGAAGAACACCATCACCTCCAGTTAGAAGATCAACATCTACTGATAGAGGGTCAGTTATTAAAAGCAAGTTAAAAAATGATACAGCAGAGAATCAACCGGTATTAAAGCATCCATTTCCCGCTCGAGTACCTGTTAACAAATTCCTTGCCACAATGCCAATGGCTGCATCTCTTGAGAATAATGCAAGGTTGCATGTGAATTCACCAGAGCCTGTAAAGCATGAAGAGGAACAATTCAAGCAAGCACTTAGTGCTGTAAGACAAGGCGGTGTTAGAAAAACTAAGGTTGAAAATAAGGCTAAGGCAAAGCATCATCAACTTTCTCCCTTTAAGCTTCAAAACCCTGATTTGATCCCAACGTTTATTTCTGGCATGGAGTTTGATGGTGAAAAGACACCTCCAAAGAGTGATCACTCTGATCCCGAAAATGATCTTAGATTTGTTGAGTCTGTTGTTCATGGTGCTTTAAATCTCACTAAGATACGTCAGAACTTTCCAAAGAATTTTCAGAACCTTGAATCAAG AAAAATAGTGCAAGGAGGAGAGCCTTTATCAGCAAGCAAAGTTGAGAACAAACTTTTAAACGGTTCGGGCAGCAATCATAAAGAAGGAAATAATCCATCCATGCCTGAATTCAGAAGGAGCCGATCAACGCCACGCGGAAAGTTTTTTGGTTTATCATCATGA
- the LOC123912874 gene encoding leucine-rich repeat receptor-like serine/threonine-protein kinase RGI4, which translates to MPENLRNLSLSPTNFSYTFTLLILLNSILIFPFCYSYSLNEQGQALIAWKNSLNNSTLETLDALSSWNSSSITPCNWFGVYCNSQGDVIEINLKALSLQGSLPSNFQSLKSLKILILSSTNITGTIPKEIGDYKELIFVDLSGNSLSGEIPEEICRLSKLQSLFLHTNFFEGNIPFNIGNLSSLVNLTLYDNHLSGEIPKSIGLLNKLQVFRAGGNKNLKGEIPFEIGNCTNLLLLGLAETSISGSIPSSIQMLKRIKTIAIYTTLLSGSIPQEIGNCSELQNLYLYQNSLSGSIPTQIGELNNLKSLLLWQNNLVGNIPEEIGRCKEIQVIDLSENLLTGSIPKILGELSNLQELQLSVNHLSGIIPPEISNCTSLTQLEVDNNALSGEIPHLIGNLRSLNLFFAWQNNLTGRIPDSLSDCQELQSLDLSYNNLIGEIPINLFNLRNLTKLLLISNDLSGFIPPDIGNCTSLYRLRLNHNRISGSIPNEIGNLKSLDFVDISSNHLVGEIPPTLSGCQNLEFLDLHSNSLTGSVPDSLPKSLQLIDLSDNRLSGELSHTIGSLVELSKLNLGKNQLSGRIPSEILSCTKLQLLDLGSNSFTGEIPKELSLIPSLEISLNLSFNHFSGEIPSQFSSLSKLGVLDLSHNKLSGNLDPLTDLQNLVSLNVSFNSFSGKLPNTPFFHKLPLSDLAENEGLYIARDDVIPNNRIETKSHEKSVMKSVMSILLSTSAVLVLLTVYILIRSHIANKALMENESWEVTLYQKFELSIDDIVLNLTSSNVIGTGSSGVVYKVTVPNGETLAVKKMWSSEESGAFNSEIQTLGSIRHKNIIRLLGWGSNRNLKLLFYDYLPNGSLSSLLHGSGKGKAEWETRYDVILGVAHALSYLHHDCVPAIMHGDVKAMNVLLGHGYQPYLADFGLARIVVAENDDNTNSKPLQRHHYLAGSYGYMAPEHATMQPITEKSDVYSYGMVLLEVLTGRHPLDPTLPRGSNMVQWVRNHLSSKGDPSEILDTKLKGRADPTMHEMLQTLAVSFLCVSTRAADRPAMKDVVAMLKEIKPVSRGDTDVLKLGGLTSHCSPPPPKNVLAHGSSTCSYNFSDG; encoded by the exons ATGCCTGAAAACTTAAGGAATCTCTCACTTTCTCCCACAAACTTCTCATACACCTTCACCTTACTTATCTTATTAAACTCTATTCTTATCTTTCCATTTTGTTACTCTTACTCACTTAATGAACAAGGCCAAGCTCTTATAGCATGGAAAAACAGTTTAAATAACAGTACTTTAGAAACTTTAGATGCATTATCTTCATGGAATTCTTCATCCATAACACCATGCAATTGGTTTGGAGTGTATTGCAATTCACAAGGAGATGTGATAGAGATAAATTTGAAAGCATTGAGCTTACAAGGCTCATTgccttcaaattttcaatcctTAAAGTCCTTGAAGATTCTTATCCTCTCATCAACAAACATCACAGGAACGATACCGAAAGAGATTGGAGACTATAAAGAGCTTATCTTTGTTGATTTAAGTGGAAATTCTCTATCTGGTGAAATACCAGAAGAAATTTGTAGGCTAAGTAAACTTCAAAGTTTGTTTCTTCATACAAATTTCTTTGAAGGAAATATTCCATTTAACATTGGAAATCTTTCAAGTCTTGTGAATTTGACACTCTATGATAATCATTTGAGTGGTGAAATTCCAAAGAGTATTGGTTTGTTGAATAAGCTTCAAGTGTTTAGAGCTGGTGGAAATAAAAATCTTAAGGGTGAGATTCCATTTGAGATTGGAAACTGCACAAACTTGCTCCTATTAGGCCTTGCAGAAACAAGTATTTCTGGAAGCATTCCTTCTTCAATTCAAATGCTGAAAAGAATCAAAACTATAGCTATTTACACAACTCTTTTGTCAGGTTCAATTCCACAAGAGATTGGAAATTGCAGTGAGTTGCAGAATCTGTATTTGTATCAGAATTCTCTCTCAGGTTCAATTCCAACTCAAATTGGAGAACTTAACAATCTCAAGAGTCTACTGTTATGGCAGAACAATTTGGTAGGAAATATTCCAGAAGAGATTGGAAGATGCAAAGAGATTCAAGTCATTGACTTATCAGAAAATCTTTTGACAGGTAGCATACCGAAGATTCTCGGCGAGCTTTCAAATCTTCAAGAGCTTCAATTGAGTGTGAATCATCTCTCAGGTATTATACCTCCTGAGATTTCAAATTGTACTTCTTTGACTCAACTTGAAGTTGACAACAATGCTCTATCTGGTGAGATTCCTCATCTTATTGGTAACTTGAGAAGCTTGAATTTGTTCTTTGCATGGCAGAACAATTTAACAGGAAGAATTCCAGATAGTCTTTCAGATTGCCAAGAGCTTCAATCACTTGATCTTTCTTACAATAATTTGATTGGTGAAATACCTATAAACCTATTTAACTTGAGGAATCTTACAAAACTTTTGCTTATTTCCAATGATTTATCAGGCTTTATACCACCTGATATAGGAAACTGCACAAGCCTCTATAGGCTTAGATTGAATCACAATAGAATATCAGGTAGCATTCCGAATGAGATCGGTAACTTGAAGAGTTTGGATTTTGTTGATATAAGTAGCAATCATCTTGTTGGTGAGATTCCTCCAACACTTTCTGGTTGTCAAAATCTCGAGTTTCTAGACCTTCATTCTAATAGTCTCACCGGTTCGGTTCCAGATTCTCTTCCAAAAAGCCTACAATTGATTGACTTGTCAGACAATAGGCTATCAGGTGAATTGAGTCACACCATTGGTTCATTAGTTGAGTTAAGCAAACTAAACTTAGGAAAGAATCAATTAAGTGGAAGAATCCCATCAGAGATTTTATCTTGTACTAAGCTACAGCTTCTAGACCTTGGAAGCAATAGTTTCACAGGAGAGATTCCGAAGGAATTGAGTCTAATTCCTTCATTGGAAATCTCTCTTAATCTTAGCTTCAACCATTTTTCTGGTGAAATACCATCACAATTCTCTAGTCTTAGCAAATTAGGAGTGCTTGATCTCTCACATAACAAACTCTCAGGCAATTTAGATCCTCTCACTGACCTTCAAAACCTTGTTTCCTTAAATGTTTCATTCAATTCCTTCTCTGGTAAGTTACCTAACACTCCATTCTTCCATAAACTCCCTCTTAGTGATCTTGCCGAAAATGAAGGTCTTTACATTGCTCGAGATGATGTGATTCCTAATAatagaattgaaaccaaaagtCATGAAAAATCTGTCATGAAATCTGTAATGTCCATTCTGTTAAGCACAAGTGCGGTACTCGTTCTGCTCACAGTCTATATCTTGATCCGTTCGCATATAGCGAACAAAGCACTTATGGAAAACGAAAGTTGGGAGGTGACTTTGTATCAAAAGTTTGAACTCTCCATTGATGACATTGTATTGAATTTAACATCGTCCAATGTGATTGGCACCGGAAGTTCAGGAGTTGTGTACAAGGTAACAGTTCCAAACGGCGAAACACTTGCAGTTAAAAAGATGTGGTCATCAGAAGAGTCAGGAGCATTCAATTCTGAAATTCAAACCTTAGGATCAATCAGACACAAGAATATCATTAGGCTTCTTGGTTGGGGATCCAACAGAAACCTAAAGCTGTTGTTTTATGACTATCTTCCCAATGGAAGCCTTAGTTCATTACTTCATGGTTCTGGAAAGGGAAAAGCAGAATGGGAAACAAGATATGATGTTATATTAGGTGTGGCTCATGCACTTTCATATTTGCATCATGATTGTGTTCCTGCTATAATGCATGGAGATGTCAAAGCCATGAATGTGTTATTAGGTCATGGATATCAACCTTACCTTGCTGACTTCGGTTTAGCAAGAATTGTAGTAGCTGAAAATGATGACAATACTAATTCCAAGCCACTCCAAAGACATCATTACCTTGCTGGTTCATATGGATACATGGCTCCTG AACATGCAACAATGCAGCCTATTACTGAGAAGAGTGATGTTTACAGTTATGGTATGGTTCTACTTGAGGTCTTAACAGGAAGGCACCCTTTAGATCCAACTCTTCCAAGGGGTTCAAACATGGTTCAATGGGTTAGGAATCATTTATCTAGCAAAGGAGACCCTTCTGAAATTCTAGATACAAAGCTTAAAGGAAGGGCTGACCCTACCATGCATGAAATGCTACAAACTTTAGCAGTGTCATTTCTATGTGTAAGCACAAGAGCTGCTGACCGTCCAGCAATGAAAGATGTTGTAGCAATGCTCAAAGAAATTAAACCTGTTTCAAGAGGAGACACTGATGTATTGAAATTAGGAGGTTTAACATCACATTGTTCTCCACCACCTCCTAAGAATGTACTTGCACATGGATCATCTACTTGTTCCTATAATTTCTCAGATGGATAA